In Haematobia irritans isolate KBUSLIRL chromosome 1, ASM5000362v1, whole genome shotgun sequence, a genomic segment contains:
- the LOC142220848 gene encoding uncharacterized protein LOC142220848 codes for MGVRKAVIIIALVWFIFPLIDTRPIQKELEFLENTTRNGSLYESLNETSITRTPLEDGGDFSNPSEVQKAVCTVTAGDVRASAEAVTTKALKGVCGTKEMHNSFNNLESKFIKELENMESRLAKELEMIKSMISSISACNTTNTGVPSKSIVLLQPIPNSNNDIGHNNSPKLKSKIHTKSPSPPLPSHRSKEIVTNNSTMSNEKDQKIFTYFWKIENFTKKLENSTGISTQISPTFSIKDKMLRVKASFQHMHRDFLFLQLVDMSASLHTSSGNSVILDTAGLFKEIQNGHLKYKMSVIDQNAQRGGKDLVSQEFDNHDSGFLIPNSALNPFVKDDSLVVKIYFYV; via the exons ATGGGAGTAAGAAAAGCCGTTATTATAATCGCTTTGGTTTGGTTCATATTTCCTTTGATCGATACAAGGCCGATACAAAAGGAATTagagtttttggaaaatacaaCAAGAAATGGATCTCTATATG AATCATTGAACGAAACCAGTATCACTCGCACCCCATTAGAAGATGGTGGAGACTTTTCAAATCCCAGTGAAGTTCAAAAAGCGGTATGTACGGTGACAGCAGGCGATGTGAGGGCAAGTGCAGAAGCAGTGACAACAAAAGCTTTAAAAGGTGTTTGTGGTACAAAAGAAATGCATAATTCTTTCAATAATTTAGAGAGTAAATTCATAAAAGAATTGGAAAATATGGAAAGTAGGTTGGCAAAGGAATTAGAAATGATAAAATCCATGATTTCAAGTATATCAGCATGTAATACTACAAATACCGGTGTACCAAGCAAATCGATTGTATTACTACAGCCAATACCGAATAGTAATAATGACATTGGTCATAATAATAGCCCAAAACTGAAGTCAAAAATTCATACAAAATCACCATCACCACCACTgccatcacatcgttcaaaagaAATTGTGACCAACAACAGTACTATGTCTAACGAAAAAGAccagaaaatatttacatatttttggaaaattgaaaattttacaaagaaattggAAAACAGCACTGGCATATCCACGCAAATTAGCcccacattttcaataaaag ATAAAATGCTTCGGGTTAAAGCCTCTTTTCAGCATATGCATAGAGATTTTCTTTTCCTTCAACTGGTAGATATGTCCGCCTCCTTACATACATCATCAGGAAATAGTGTTATCTTGGATACAGCTGGGCTATTTAAGGAAATTCAAAATGGTCATTTAAAATACAAGATGTCCGTCATTGATCAG AATGCTCAGCGTGGTGGCAAGGATCTTGTTTCACAAGAGTTTGATAATCATGATTCTGGATTCCTAATTCCAAATAGTGCTCTAAATCCATTTGTTAAAGATGATTCGTTGGTAGTAAAAATATACTTTTATGTATAA